The following coding sequences are from one Triticum aestivum cultivar Chinese Spring chromosome 5A, IWGSC CS RefSeq v2.1, whole genome shotgun sequence window:
- the LOC123102906 gene encoding uncharacterized protein: MVEDFTCPTIPPVPCGAKKLPSPHFTSPPPWFVVPADAGAHDHHRRCFSAAEQAGNPNNDVYPGPGGRSERFAVMEEHKMDMLWEDFNEELARAPQPCPLSMEWSSEAWHAGEGDGIPSQHVDVVVASGTGSSVVWRRRLSLMMMLKLLKKLFLARKSSTTSRKTPPN; this comes from the coding sequence ATGGTGGAGGACTTCACATGCCCTACCATTCCACCGGTGCCGTGCGGCGCCAAGAAGCTCCCTTCCCCTCACTTCACTTCGCCGCCGCCATGGTTCGTCGTCCCGGCCGACGCGGGAGCGCACGACCATCACCGGCGGTGCTTCTCGGCCGCCGAGCAAGCCGGGAACCCCAACAACGACGTCTACCCGGGGCCGGGGGGCCGCTCCGAGAGGTTCGCCGTCATGGAAGAGCACAAGATGGACATGCTGTGGGAGGACTTCAACGAGGAGCTGGCCCGGGCGCCGCAGCCGTGCCCACTGAGCATGGAGTGGTCGAGCGAGGCGTGGCACGCTGGTGAAGGCGACGGAATACCATCCCAGCATGTGGATGTGGTCGTCGCCTCCGGTACCGGGAGCAGCGTGGTCTGGCGAAGGAGGCTGAGCTTGATGATGATGCTCAAGCTGCTCAAGAAGCTCTTCTTGGCACGCAAGTCCAGCACCACCTCAAGGAAGACGCCACCAAACTGA